One genomic region from uncultured Treponema sp. encodes:
- a CDS encoding ATP-dependent Clp protease ATP-binding subunit, with product MYENFSPRAQRILVALAQDEAYFLGSRQIEPEHIILALLKSAEGLGYVVLQQLRINVLTLQLAIEQSLPSRFPDAELKTIPNSERTERFLNQAAFDAKTMQCNYVGTEHLLFAAATEERSLLWAYLKRAGISIEQVKKAIADIQRKIPSSAVKDSKNFSGGNFAQETPVPFMADGSAQRKQKQSGILAQFSRDLTQDAKDGNLDPVVGREKEVLRTIQILSRRTKNNPVLVGEPGVGKTAIAESLAQRIANGKVPADLLGKKLLQLDLAAMIAGTKYRGEFEERLKRVMKEIKESKNIILFVDELHTIIGAGGPEGSMDASNMIKPALSRGELQMIGATTTKEYRKYFEKDSALVRRFQTVKVEEPSEDETQKILLGLKKYYEEFHHVVYEDDVIPLIVKYSKRYISERFLPDKAIDILDEAGAAKKLQEDVRPEELDKLESEYARYNEQKRELVASQEYEKAAYIRDHINLLRSRIDDLNRKWKSSDAAKKRRVCAEDVCRIISEISGIDVSKLDEGKSGRLLNMEKILHEEVVGQDKAVASICSAVRRSKAGISSHKRPVGSFIFLGPTGVGKTQLAKSLAKFLFGTEEALIRVDMSDYMEKQNASRLVGAPPGYIGYEEGGLLTEQVRQHPYSVVLLDEIEKAHHDIYNLLLQLLEEGELKDNLGHTVSFKNTVIIMTSNAGAREITAESKMGFSTAKEGIVPYSEIKSSAMEELKKIMSPELLNRIDDVIVFDALSKKQIASILEIQIKELEERLAEKSISLALKPKAKEYLVEHGYEPSMGARPMRRLLQKEIEDPLANLLLQNESAEGETVSVDCIDGTVSLKLSKKKKRAAVTNKKQEFSAKEANQLS from the coding sequence ATGTATGAAAATTTTTCTCCTAGGGCACAGCGTATTTTGGTTGCGCTTGCTCAAGACGAAGCTTATTTTTTAGGAAGCCGGCAGATTGAGCCGGAACATATTATACTTGCGCTTTTAAAATCCGCGGAAGGACTTGGATACGTTGTGCTTCAGCAGCTTAGAATAAATGTCCTTACTCTTCAGCTTGCGATTGAACAAAGTTTGCCTTCTCGTTTTCCAGATGCTGAACTAAAGACAATTCCGAATTCTGAACGTACAGAAAGATTTTTGAATCAGGCAGCGTTTGATGCGAAGACAATGCAATGCAATTATGTTGGAACAGAACATCTTTTGTTTGCCGCGGCTACAGAGGAGCGTTCCCTTTTGTGGGCATATTTGAAGCGCGCGGGAATTTCCATCGAGCAAGTAAAAAAAGCGATTGCCGATATTCAGCGGAAAATTCCTTCTTCTGCTGTAAAAGATTCAAAAAATTTTTCAGGCGGAAATTTTGCGCAGGAAACTCCAGTTCCTTTTATGGCAGACGGAAGCGCGCAAAGAAAACAAAAGCAGTCGGGAATTCTTGCGCAGTTTTCAAGAGACTTGACGCAAGATGCAAAGGACGGAAACTTAGATCCTGTTGTTGGCCGTGAAAAAGAAGTTTTGCGAACAATTCAGATTTTAAGCCGCCGCACAAAAAATAATCCGGTTCTTGTTGGAGAGCCGGGCGTTGGAAAAACTGCGATAGCAGAATCTCTTGCGCAGCGCATTGCAAATGGAAAAGTTCCTGCTGACCTTCTTGGAAAAAAACTTCTTCAGCTTGATTTGGCTGCAATGATTGCAGGAACAAAATACCGCGGTGAATTTGAAGAGCGGCTCAAACGTGTGATGAAGGAAATCAAGGAATCAAAAAATATTATTCTTTTTGTTGATGAGCTTCACACTATAATTGGAGCTGGCGGACCAGAAGGCTCAATGGATGCAAGCAACATGATAAAGCCTGCTCTAAGCCGCGGTGAGCTTCAGATGATTGGAGCGACTACGACGAAGGAATACCGAAAATATTTTGAAAAAGATTCCGCGCTTGTAAGAAGATTTCAGACTGTAAAAGTTGAAGAGCCTTCCGAAGACGAAACGCAAAAAATACTTTTGGGACTAAAAAAATATTATGAAGAATTTCATCATGTTGTTTATGAAGATGATGTGATTCCGCTTATTGTAAAATACAGCAAGCGATATATTTCTGAGCGGTTTTTGCCGGATAAAGCGATTGATATTCTTGACGAAGCCGGAGCTGCAAAAAAATTGCAGGAAGATGTTCGCCCGGAAGAACTGGACAAACTTGAATCGGAATACGCAAGATACAACGAGCAGAAGCGTGAACTTGTTGCTTCACAGGAATATGAAAAAGCCGCGTATATCAGAGACCACATAAATTTGCTGCGCTCAAGAATCGACGATTTAAACCGCAAATGGAAATCTTCTGACGCTGCAAAAAAACGCCGTGTCTGCGCGGAAGATGTCTGCAGGATTATAAGTGAAATTTCTGGAATCGATGTTTCAAAACTGGATGAAGGAAAATCTGGCAGGCTTTTGAATATGGAAAAAATTCTGCATGAAGAAGTTGTGGGACAAGATAAAGCTGTTGCTTCAATTTGCAGCGCAGTCCGCAGAAGCAAGGCCGGCATTTCTTCACATAAGCGTCCTGTAGGCTCTTTTATTTTTCTTGGTCCTACTGGCGTTGGAAAAACTCAGCTTGCAAAGTCGCTTGCAAAATTTCTTTTTGGAACGGAAGAAGCTTTGATTCGTGTGGACATGAGCGACTACATGGAAAAGCAAAACGCATCTCGTCTTGTGGGCGCGCCTCCGGGATACATCGGCTATGAAGAAGGCGGATTGCTTACGGAACAAGTTCGGCAGCATCCATATTCAGTTGTGCTTCTTGATGAAATTGAAAAAGCTCACCATGACATTTACAATCTTTTGCTTCAGCTTCTTGAAGAGGGCGAATTAAAAGATAACCTTGGTCATACCGTGAGCTTCAAAAATACAGTTATCATTATGACCAGCAATGCGGGTGCAAGAGAAATTACTGCGGAAAGCAAAATGGGATTTTCCACAGCAAAAGAAGGAATTGTTCCGTACAGCGAAATAAAATCCAGCGCAATGGAAGAGCTCAAAAAAATTATGTCGCCTGAACTTCTTAACCGAATTGACGATGTGATAGTTTTTGATGCGCTTTCAAAAAAACAAATTGCCTCCATACTCGAAATTCAAATTAAAGAACTTGAAGAGCGTCTTGCTGAAAAATCAATTTCACTTGCGCTTAAACCTAAAGCCAAAGAATATCTTGTGGAACACGGCTACGAACCTTCAATGGGAGCGCGCCCGATGCGCCGTTTGCTTCAAAAAGAAATTGAAGATCCGCTTGCAAATCTTCTTTTGCAAAATGAAAGTGCGGAAGGCGAAACAGTTTCCGTGGATTGCATTGACGGAACTGTTTCATTAAAACTCAGCAAGAAAAAAAAGAGAGCAGCAGTTACAAATAAAAAGCAGGAGTTTTCAGCAAAAGAAGCAAATCAACTTTCATAA
- a CDS encoding UvrB/UvrC motif-containing protein, translating to MICDFCHEREAVIFMEQTSTDGSRRKINICLECAMERGISPDPKSIESSIGNLFRELANVSKKISERENKLCPVCGTSLKEITRNGKAGCPECYAIFKNDVRHFLETNGIKEIFKGSMPTRLSSVRSVLNDRVILQNKLNIAIQKEDYEKAAMYRDYLKALEKNAVSGSAEISSGEIG from the coding sequence ATGATTTGCGATTTTTGCCATGAACGTGAAGCTGTAATTTTTATGGAACAAACATCAACTGATGGTTCTCGCCGGAAAATAAATATATGCCTCGAATGCGCAATGGAGCGCGGAATTTCTCCAGACCCAAAAAGCATAGAATCTTCAATCGGAAATCTTTTTAGAGAACTTGCAAATGTTTCAAAAAAAATTTCAGAGCGTGAAAATAAACTTTGTCCTGTCTGCGGAACTTCATTAAAAGAAATAACTCGGAATGGAAAAGCTGGCTGCCCGGAATGCTATGCGATTTTTAAAAATGATGTAAGGCATTTTCTTGAAACTAACGGAATAAAAGAAATATTCAAAGGCTCAATGCCGACTCGTCTTTCTTCTGTGCGTTCTGTTTTAAATGACAGAGTTATTCTTCAGAATAAACTGAATATTGCGATTCAAAAAGAAGATTATGAAAAAGCTGCAATGTACAGGGATTATTTAAAGGCTCTTGAAAAAAATGCAGTTTCAGGTTCGGCGGAAATTTCTAGTGGAGAAATCGGCTGA
- a CDS encoding FtsX-like permease family protein: MTFSSCLMYAKKIFFSKSQGSDSGIGKRSLSGAIACIGISLVPMVVLLVVTNGMVQGMTSRMINLFSRDISVSVYKNSMYLTSYENFISASKKLADIQGVEKVFPEVRGMALAAGKNYRSGAFVRGVPQDTFLTDKNFSSLFKVVEGSTDLPDFKTAVIGEKISEQLGVHVGDNIKIISMNTAGKRFVPKVAQFKVGGIISSGYQELDALWVFIPIEAAFTSLAKSSCEFVVGIETENSFSEELSSIAERVQTFAFQDEGFADSRIETWKEVNASELENFASTKALLVVIMVMIVVVASISVSSSVLIIVMERKKEIALLKCVGASPNGIALSFVLTGASIGLAGILIGVPIGLLISVNINGIIGVIESCVNFFEKLSLAFSFGDSHEIAKFHLLDPAYYLQDIPIEIPVKEIAAVILCTLLLSALVSLIPSVKAGKEKPIDTLRKM, encoded by the coding sequence ATGACTTTTAGTTCATGCTTGATGTATGCAAAAAAAATATTTTTTTCAAAATCGCAAGGCTCTGATTCTGGAATTGGAAAACGAAGTCTTAGTGGAGCTATTGCTTGCATAGGAATAAGTCTTGTTCCGATGGTTGTTCTGCTTGTTGTTACAAATGGAATGGTTCAGGGAATGACAAGCCGGATGATAAATCTTTTTTCGCGGGATATTTCTGTTTCAGTTTATAAAAATTCTATGTATCTGACTTCATACGAAAATTTTATTTCGGCATCGAAAAAACTTGCGGACATTCAAGGCGTTGAAAAAGTTTTTCCAGAAGTTAGAGGAATGGCTCTTGCTGCTGGAAAAAATTATAGATCCGGCGCATTTGTAAGAGGCGTTCCGCAAGACACTTTTTTGACTGATAAAAATTTTTCTTCGCTTTTTAAAGTTGTTGAAGGAAGCACTGACTTGCCTGATTTTAAAACTGCCGTTATTGGAGAAAAAATTTCAGAGCAGCTTGGAGTTCATGTTGGCGACAATATAAAAATCATAAGCATGAACACAGCAGGAAAAAGATTTGTTCCAAAAGTCGCACAGTTTAAAGTCGGCGGAATAATTTCAAGTGGCTATCAGGAACTTGATGCGCTATGGGTTTTCATTCCAATTGAAGCGGCTTTTACTTCACTTGCAAAATCATCTTGCGAATTTGTTGTTGGAATTGAAACTGAAAATTCTTTTTCCGAAGAACTTTCTTCCATTGCAGAGCGAGTCCAAACCTTTGCATTTCAAGATGAAGGATTTGCTGATTCCAGAATTGAAACTTGGAAAGAAGTCAATGCATCCGAACTTGAAAACTTTGCTTCAACAAAAGCCTTGCTAGTTGTAATCATGGTTATGATTGTGGTTGTCGCAAGCATAAGTGTAAGTTCTTCTGTTTTGATAATTGTAATGGAACGCAAAAAAGAAATTGCGCTTTTAAAATGTGTTGGCGCGTCTCCGAACGGAATTGCGCTTTCGTTTGTTTTAACGGGAGCTTCAATTGGTCTTGCAGGAATCTTGATTGGTGTTCCGATTGGACTTTTAATTTCCGTGAACATAAACGGAATAATCGGCGTGATTGAATCTTGTGTGAATTTTTTTGAAAAACTTTCGCTTGCATTTTCTTTTGGCGATTCTCATGAAATTGCAAAGTTTCATTTGCTTGACCCGGCATATTATCTTCAGGACATTCCGATAGAAATTCCTGTAAAAGAAATTGCTGCGGTTATTTTATGCACGCTTCTTCTTTCCGCCTTGGTTTCTTTGATTCCTTCAGTTAAAGCCGGAAAAGAGAAACCGATTGATACTTTGCGTAAAATGTAA
- a CDS encoding ABC transporter ATP-binding protein, whose amino-acid sequence MSNQNILSIKDLEKTYKTSSEELAILKKLNMELKQGQTCVIVGKSGSGKSTLLNIIGGLDKATGGTVCVGGMIVSSMTEKQLVKFRREFLGMIFQFHYLLKDFTALENVFLPAFMAGVSKKDAMEKAEELLCAVGLKERMSHLPSELSGGERQRVSVARSLVNNPELILADEPTGNLDPANAEAVGNLLFSLSEKYGKTLILVTHDMNLASKGQRKFSIENGQLQELEI is encoded by the coding sequence ATGAGTAATCAGAATATTTTATCAATAAAAGATTTGGAAAAAACTTACAAGACTTCAAGTGAAGAACTTGCAATTTTAAAAAAACTGAACATGGAATTAAAGCAAGGGCAGACTTGTGTGATTGTCGGAAAAAGCGGAAGCGGAAAATCAACTTTGCTGAATATAATCGGCGGCTTGGACAAAGCTACTGGCGGAACTGTTTGCGTTGGCGGAATGATTGTAAGTTCGATGACAGAAAAACAGCTTGTAAAATTCAGGCGTGAATTTCTTGGAATGATATTTCAGTTTCATTATCTTTTAAAAGATTTTACTGCATTGGAAAATGTTTTTCTTCCGGCATTTATGGCTGGCGTTTCTAAAAAAGATGCAATGGAAAAAGCAGAAGAACTTTTGTGCGCTGTCGGTTTAAAAGAAAGAATGTCGCATTTGCCTTCTGAACTTTCTGGCGGCGAGCGGCAAAGAGTTTCTGTTGCAAGAAGTCTTGTAAATAATCCTGAACTGATTTTGGCTGATGAACCTACAGGAAATCTTGATCCTGCAAATGCTGAAGCTGTTGGAAATCTTCTTTTTTCACTTTCAGAAAAATATGGAAAAACTTTAATTCTTGTTACGCATGACATGAACCTTGCTTCAAAAGGTCAGAGAAAATTTTCCATAGAAAACGGACAGCTTCAGGAGCTTGAAATATGA
- a CDS encoding ABC transporter permease, protein MKSDFKWICFVARRISRINSKGRTAAASYLAALGIALGVMALIVIMSVMNGFQMGFIDSIMEISSYHVQVSKIQSDLFENWCSKNKKVVCAVPFYEAQGLMVGNSEKQCASIVRAVPENIMETDFGFKDKLKIVAGKFNLSSANSIVVGSTLAYNLNLRIGSRVNIAALSGSSDTSLLSTNRQFVVKGIFYCGYAEINSSFAFINFDSGKKILGNSAEEKYGIKLISASKDSSFIKEFKNAFPQSKAVGWREYNRSYFGVLRMEKNTLFVIVLLIFVVAAINIFNSMKKLVLERKNEIAVLSALGASEKNVQSIFVVQGIFTGTLGGVTGLLLGVFISLNMKTVFNLLSKIQFGIEYFFTMIFNSGAEKFISENPMFAIYARIPTRIFLHEVIFIFLFGIFSAVAATWLASRNVLRMTVTEVLRDE, encoded by the coding sequence TTGAAATCAGATTTTAAGTGGATATGTTTTGTTGCCCGCCGCATAAGCAGAATAAATAGCAAAGGTCGCACTGCGGCAGCTTCGTATTTGGCTGCATTGGGAATTGCGCTTGGGGTAATGGCTTTGATTGTTATAATGAGCGTGATGAATGGATTTCAAATGGGATTTATAGATTCTATAATGGAAATTTCATCATACCATGTTCAGGTATCTAAAATTCAAAGTGATTTGTTTGAAAACTGGTGTAGCAAAAATAAAAAAGTTGTTTGCGCTGTTCCATTTTATGAAGCGCAAGGTCTTATGGTTGGAAATTCAGAAAAGCAATGTGCTTCAATTGTTCGGGCCGTTCCAGAAAATATTATGGAAACTGATTTTGGATTTAAAGATAAACTTAAAATCGTTGCAGGAAAATTTAATTTGTCTAGCGCGAATTCAATTGTTGTGGGCAGCACTTTGGCGTACAACTTGAATCTTAGGATTGGAAGCAGAGTAAACATTGCGGCTCTTAGCGGTTCAAGCGATACAAGTTTGCTTTCTACAAATCGTCAGTTTGTTGTAAAAGGAATTTTTTATTGTGGCTATGCGGAAATAAATTCTTCGTTTGCATTTATAAATTTTGATTCTGGAAAAAAGATTCTCGGAAATTCCGCGGAAGAAAAATATGGAATAAAATTAATTTCAGCTTCAAAAGATTCTTCATTTATAAAAGAATTCAAAAATGCTTTTCCGCAGTCTAAGGCAGTTGGCTGGCGCGAATACAACCGAAGCTACTTTGGAGTTCTTCGCATGGAAAAAAACACGCTGTTTGTTATTGTGCTTTTGATTTTTGTTGTTGCTGCGATAAATATTTTTAATTCAATGAAGAAACTTGTTTTGGAACGTAAAAATGAAATTGCGGTTCTTTCTGCGCTTGGAGCTTCTGAAAAAAATGTGCAGAGCATTTTTGTTGTTCAGGGAATTTTCACGGGAACTTTGGGCGGCGTAACAGGACTTCTTCTTGGCGTTTTTATTTCGCTGAATATGAAAACAGTTTTCAATTTGCTTTCTAAAATTCAGTTTGGAATCGAATATTTTTTTACGATGATTTTTAATTCTGGAGCTGAAAAATTTATTTCAGAAAATCCAATGTTTGCAATTTATGCAAGAATTCCTACGAGAATTTTTTTGCATGAAGTTATTTTTATTTTTCTGTTCGGAATTTTTTCAGCGGTTGCGGCAACGTGGCTTGCTAGCCGGAATGTTTTGCGAATGACTGTAACGGAGGTTTTGCGCGATGAGTAA
- the ftsY gene encoding signal recognition particle-docking protein FtsY, translating to MAKISFSEKLKNLFGGKKNFSEDFFEDLTDALIEGDLGAKNAVEIVDNLESFCKKEKKFSPEEITAELKNILLKFLKPVSIEPSNGKVNIFMVLGVNGVGKTTTVAKMAKLYSEKNVNVIMAAADTFRAAAVDQLSMHGEKLKLRVVKHQMGSDPSAVVFDAADACKANNGGLVIADTAGRLHNKENLVNELKKIDRICASKSDEGCYKKILVIDATTGQNAVRQAEVFNEAVGIDAVVLTKYDSTAKGGALVSIGKDLNIPVLFVCTGEKYENIESFDSKKYVDEFVGTE from the coding sequence ATGGCGAAGATTTCATTTTCAGAAAAATTAAAAAATCTTTTTGGCGGAAAGAAAAATTTCTCTGAGGATTTTTTTGAAGATTTGACTGACGCTTTGATTGAAGGAGATTTGGGCGCAAAAAACGCAGTTGAAATTGTTGACAACCTTGAATCGTTTTGCAAAAAAGAAAAGAAATTTTCTCCAGAAGAAATTACTGCCGAATTGAAAAATATTTTGCTGAAATTTTTAAAGCCAGTTTCGATTGAACCTTCAAATGGAAAAGTAAATATTTTTATGGTTCTTGGCGTGAATGGCGTTGGAAAAACTACGACAGTTGCAAAAATGGCAAAACTTTATTCCGAAAAAAATGTCAATGTGATTATGGCTGCTGCGGACACTTTTCGTGCGGCGGCGGTTGACCAGCTTTCCATGCACGGAGAAAAACTGAAACTTCGAGTTGTAAAGCATCAGATGGGAAGCGATCCAAGCGCAGTTGTTTTTGACGCAGCGGATGCTTGCAAGGCGAACAATGGCGGACTTGTAATTGCGGACACCGCTGGTCGTCTTCATAACAAAGAAAATCTTGTGAATGAACTTAAAAAAATTGATAGAATCTGCGCTTCAAAATCTGATGAAGGTTGCTATAAAAAAATTCTTGTAATCGATGCGACAACAGGACAGAATGCTGTGAGACAGGCAGAAGTTTTTAATGAAGCTGTTGGAATTGACGCTGTTGTTCTTACAAAATATGATTCAACTGCAAAAGGCGGTGCGCTTGTTTCAATTGGAAAAGATTTAAATATTCCGGTTTTGTTTGTTTGCACTGGAGAAAAATACGAAAATATAGAATCTTTTGATTCTAAAAAATACGTGGATGAATTTGTTGGAACAGAGTGA
- the prfB gene encoding peptide chain release factor 2 (programmed frameshift): MIEDFQEPIAQLKADVSAVWGRLDVDDINKKIAEKEALTTAPGFWDDNAKATKIMNDIKLLKGRIEPWQDLVQRVDDLEALYELGLEENDKSIESELKEQYEKAKADYDHQSILNLLSDEVDKNDCYLSVHAGAGGTEACDWTFMLSRMYQRWAERHGYKVEVLSQEEVEGGLKSINMKISGPYVYGYTKGEAGVHRLVRISPFDANARRHTSFASVYVFPVLDDSIEVNIDPKDLRVDTYRSGGKGGQHVNKTESAVRFTHIPTGIVVACDSERSQLMNRASAMSILKSRLYEYYKEEREKENSKFAGEKKDISFGSQIRSYVFQPYTMVKDHRTKYSVGNIQGVMDGDIDGFLDEFLSAKWKDLPSSSDDDGDDL, encoded by the exons ATGATTGAAGATTTTCAGGAGCCTATTGCACAGCTGAAGGCAGATGTTTCGGCTGTTTGGGGGCGTCTT GACGTTGATGACATCAATAAAAAAATAGCTGAAAAAGAAGCTCTTACAACTGCTCCCGGATTTTGGGACGACAATGCCAAGGCTACAAAAATAATGAATGACATTAAGCTTTTAAAGGGCAGAATTGAGCCGTGGCAGGATTTGGTTCAGCGTGTTGATGACCTTGAGGCTTTGTATGAGCTTGGGCTTGAAGAAAATGACAAGAGCATTGAGTCAGAATTAAAAGAGCAGTACGAAAAAGCAAAAGCCGATTATGACCATCAGAGCATTTTGAATCTTCTTAGCGATGAAGTTGACAAGAACGACTGCTATCTTTCTGTTCATGCTGGTGCTGGCGGAACTGAAGCTTGCGACTGGACATTTATGCTTAGCCGTATGTACCAAAGATGGGCGGAACGTCATGGATATAAAGTTGAAGTTCTTTCGCAGGAAGAAGTGGAAGGCGGACTCAAGTCAATCAACATGAAAATTTCAGGGCCTTATGTTTATGGATATACAAAGGGCGAAGCTGGAGTTCACCGCTTGGTTCGCATAAGTCCGTTTGATGCAAATGCAAGGCGGCACACTTCGTTTGCTTCTGTTTATGTTTTTCCAGTTCTTGATGACAGCATAGAAGTTAATATCGACCCGAAAGATTTGCGCGTAGACACTTATCGTTCCGGCGGAAAAGGCGGTCAGCACGTAAACAAAACTGAATCCGCAGTCCGCTTTACTCATATTCCAACCGGAATCGTTGTTGCCTGCGACAGTGAACGCAGCCAGCTTATGAACCGCGCATCTGCAATGAGCATTTTAAAGTCAAGGCTTTACGAATATTATAAGGAAGAACGCGAAAAGGAAAATTCAAAATTCGCAGGTGAAAAAAAGGACATTTCTTTTGGAAGCCAGATTCGCTCTTATGTTTTTCAGCCTTACACAATGGTAAAAGACCACCGCACAAAATATTCAGTTGGAAACATTCAGGGCGTAATGGATGGCGACATCGACGGATTCTTGGACGAATTCCTTTCAGCAAAATGGAAAGATCTTCCTTCTTCATCAGATGACGATGGAGATGATTTGTAG
- the cas2 gene encoding CRISPR-associated endonuclease Cas2, with product MFISVIIEPGGLDSGKMMVDILSRYGFQKIQRSCWESLKLNETELSALKKDLDRVTDYYDKIRIYQFPLNGLFVITEMKQKKWRKCCFNGTARPKN from the coding sequence ATGTTTATTTCTGTGATTATAGAGCCGGGCGGACTTGATAGCGGCAAGATGATGGTGGATATTCTTTCCAGATATGGATTTCAGAAAATTCAGCGTTCTTGCTGGGAAAGTTTAAAGCTGAATGAAACCGAGCTTTCCGCCTTGAAAAAAGACTTGGACAGAGTTACTGACTACTACGACAAAATCAGAATTTATCAGTTTCCTTTGAACGGACTTTTTGTTATTACAGAAATGAAACAGAAAAAATGGCGCAAATGCTGCTTTAACGGAACTGCGCGCCCTAAGAATTAA
- a CDS encoding helix-turn-helix domain-containing protein, with product MNQYVTGAAVKRLREKQKLTQSQLADFLGVSDRTVSKWETGRGFPDITFLEPLAKILKVSVAELFSGTEIENGNRSANLSKSNFYVCPVCGNSVFSVGKACVSCCGIQLPPLEVENEQAETEKPGLSAENPAENSGSQISENFENEFNPAENHKIDVQKDGGEIFVRMNHEMTKTHYISWFACVRLDSVEFAKMYPEQNAEARFRNAGKCRIYAHCIKHGLFEVNF from the coding sequence ATGAACCAGTATGTTACAGGGGCTGCGGTAAAGCGGCTCCGTGAAAAACAGAAGCTGACCCAAAGCCAGCTTGCGGACTTTTTGGGCGTGAGCGACAGGACGGTTTCAAAATGGGAGACGGGGCGCGGATTTCCCGACATAACTTTTCTTGAGCCGCTTGCGAAAATTCTGAAAGTTTCGGTTGCGGAGCTTTTTTCCGGGACGGAAATTGAAAACGGAAACAGGTCGGCGAATCTTTCAAAGTCGAATTTTTACGTCTGCCCGGTCTGCGGAAATTCGGTTTTCAGCGTTGGAAAGGCTTGCGTAAGCTGCTGCGGAATTCAGCTTCCTCCGCTTGAAGTTGAAAATGAACAGGCGGAAACTGAAAAGCCCGGTTTGTCAGCGGAAAATCCGGCGGAAAATTCTGGAAGTCAGATTTCTGAAAACTTTGAAAATGAATTTAATCCGGCAGAAAATCACAAAATCGATGTGCAGAAAGACGGCGGCGAGATTTTCGTCCGCATGAACCACGAGATGACAAAAACACATTATATTTCCTGGTTCGCCTGCGTTCGCTTGGATTCCGTGGAGTTTGCAAAAATGTACCCGGAGCAGAACGCCGAAGCAAGATTCCGAAACGCCGGAAAATGCAGAATCTACGCCCACTGCATAAAGCACGGACTTTTTGAAGTGAATTTTTGA
- a CDS encoding TetR/AcrR family transcriptional regulator, with the protein MPRAGLTREKVIEAAAKLANERGLSYVTITTLAEHFGIKKPSLYNHIESQEDIQKSLMIYGWTHGIEPLSEEIKTDDAHEALRQYASLFYKYALENPGVFEAMLWYNKYESPELVQATEKLYGFFFAQTDKLKISREAANHLLRTYRAFLEGFSLLVIHNSFGNPISIEESFELSLDVMIKGMEQFEGK; encoded by the coding sequence ATGCCGCGTGCGGGTCTTACGAGGGAAAAAGTTATTGAGGCGGCGGCCAAGCTTGCGAATGAGCGCGGCTTGAGTTACGTTACAATCACGACACTTGCCGAGCATTTTGGAATAAAAAAGCCGTCGCTTTACAACCACATTGAAAGCCAGGAGGACATCCAGAAGTCGCTGATGATTTACGGCTGGACGCACGGAATCGAGCCGCTTTCCGAGGAAATAAAAACTGACGATGCGCACGAGGCTTTGCGCCAGTATGCAAGTCTCTTCTATAAATATGCGCTTGAAAATCCCGGCGTTTTTGAGGCGATGCTCTGGTACAACAAGTACGAAAGCCCAGAGCTTGTTCAGGCGACCGAAAAACTTTACGGCTTCTTTTTTGCCCAGACCGACAAGCTTAAAATCAGCCGCGAAGCCGCCAATCATCTTTTGCGAACTTACCGCGCTTTTCTGGAAGGATTTTCGCTTCTTGTGATTCACAACTCGTTCGGAAACCCGATTTCAATAGAAGAAAGTTTTGAGCTTTCGCTCGATGTGATGATTAAGGGCATGGAACAGTTTGAAGGAAAGTAG
- a CDS encoding DUF2185 domain-containing protein: MSLFKKFPFKDKPSTVAITCAHILDEKNPILYVFHDADDGCWQFLCGKEHNIEDSRVISLQQIYEIDKSVKKIANLEYGKCAYRKDKNSEWNIQ; this comes from the coding sequence ATGAGTTTATTTAAAAAATTTCCATTTAAAGACAAGCCTAGCACAGTGGCTATTACTTGTGCTCACATTCTTGATGAAAAAAATCCTATATTATATGTTTTCCACGATGCAGATGATGGATGTTGGCAGTTTCTTTGCGGTAAAGAACATAATATTGAAGATTCAAGAGTTATTTCACTACAGCAAATATATGAAATTGACAAATCAGTCAAGAAGATAGCAAATTTGGAATACGGAAAATGCGCTTATAGAAAAGACAAAAACAGCGAATGGAATATTCAATAA